Within Cucumis melo cultivar AY chromosome 4, USDA_Cmelo_AY_1.0, whole genome shotgun sequence, the genomic segment CATGAAGGGTGTCGGACTATGAGCATTTTATGGGTATTCTGACAATGAAGGGGGTGCGGTTATATACATTAAATGGGGTGGAGATGGGATCGGGGAATATAATCCCTATCCCTGTCCTCATCTAGTAAACATGGAGAAATTTATCCCCCATTCCCTCCCTGTCGGTTGCTTAGCCATCTAGAGgacaaataattaaataaaaacaaaagaaaattaagaaatgAATAGCAGAATTAGTTGAAGAAAATGGAAGAAGTCATCTTTTTGCTTAGCCATCCATCGGTTGCTTATCAAAAATGATGGAAAGGAAGAAGATTGGTTGGAAATAAGAAGAgatgtttttaaattttctagAAGAGAGTTGAAGGGTTGGCTGCTGGAATTAAAGTAATGTTGGCTGCATGCCAACTGAACCGCCAAATGGCAAAATTTCTACCCCCTTTACTCAAGAACTACTTTTTACCCATTTATAAAGCATTTCTGTTCCTTTATTTTCTCAAATAtttcttttcaatatttttttagttaatttttcttattaatcttgtttacattttaacattttaaaaatccAAGTATTTTTCTTAATCTATAATTGTCAAAAATAGTATTTGCGTTGCTTCGGTCGAACAACTTTTCTTGTCGCCTCTTGCCTTAAGGCAATTAAAGAGTTTGTCGCAAAGTGTGTGTTGAATGAATATTTGGTTTTGAATTGCTTCAGGAGTATTCCACATATACCAAAACTAAGGAATTAGGGGCCGTATATTGTTGGTCTGATACCtacaaaattttgagaaattaagaaaatcaaGTGCATCCTCTCTCACTAGAATATTACCTCTTTTACTTCTATTCGTTAGATGTTATTACAATTGTCGAAAGAAAGTGAAAAACGAAAATGGACGAATTTAGTGTGTGCAAATTAAATTCATTTCATTTAATTTGTTGTTTAACGTCAAAAGTTTCAAAGTGATTGAAACATCAACATGGATGGATATTTCATTGACAAATTTAACATCTGGAATTTAAATTTGTTGAATTTGTAgttacttttaattttgttttaattttgcaAGTAACTACTCAATTGAGTTATGTTTGGCCTTTGTTTCAATGTGCtgcttatttttattttattttattttatttttggggAGTAGCTATATTATTAGCGTATGAGaacaatttctttttatatatgtaagTATCTAGGCTCGCTTATGTGCACCTCGGCTAATCTCACGGGACAACCCGCCTAACCCTGCAATATTTAGCTGTCAAGAAAACTCATAGAAAATTAATTCCTTGGTAGGTGGTCATCATGGATTGAATCTATGAGCTCTTAGTTAGCTATTGAGACCATGTCTCCTTTTTTTACCACTAGGCCAACCCATAGTGATTCCTATGAATAACAATTTATCTCTTCTCCCATTCCATTTTGATGGTCTCTCTTCTCTTTCCTCTTTTGATCTTGAGTTGAGTTAAGAGTAAGTATCCAAGAGTTCTACTAGATTTAGGTAGTTTGAGATTGTTAAGTTGAGTTAAGAGTAAGTATCTGAAAGTTCTATTAGATTTAGGTAGTTTGAGGTTGTTTTACTCTAATTATTTGTTTTATCTTGTTGAGACAATCACTTCTCTGCAAAGTGAAAATTATCTTTAGGACAAGCTTCGTAAGCGGGCCTCATGTAATATTGAACTTTTCTCAAGATCTTGATGGTTTGGTTATTGTAATTTATAATCACTGTTTTTCCATTTAGTTTATTTCTTTTAGTTTGGAAATTATTGTTATATAGTGTGTACACGTTTATTTACATTGTAATTGCCAGTAGTGTTAGTTAAGTTATACTTAGTTCGCTAGTGTTACTCTATATTTTGGATTTCTCCAACACTATTTATTGATCCTTCTGTTGTCCTCTTCTGTGCTTTCACTGAGCTCTAGTCACGTTTGTCTCTCCATCGACTTTGTAGTCGGAAGAATCTGTGGCTGTTCTACATATTCAGTACCCAGAATGGCCTGACCATGGAGTTCCTAATGACACACTTGCTGTTCGTGAAATGTTGAAGAGGCTGTATCATTTACCTCCCGATCTTGGCCCAATAGTGGTGCACTGCAGGTATATCCTATGTTCATCATGGTACATTCAAATAGTGCTCGTTCACTTTATCTGAGGTTATTTCACTTCTTCAGTGCAGGTATTGGAAGAACCGGAACATATTGTGCAATTCATAACACAATTCAGAGAATCCTTATTGGAGACATGTCTGCTTTAGATCTTGTCAGTACCATTTCTTCATTTAGGTCCCAGCGAATTGGAATGGTTCAAACACTGGTAAACTAACTAACCTTTTATCCTTCTCTATATCTGAGAAGTACATGCATAATGTCACACTATTCCTGCGCTGGTATAACCATGAAGGCCGTTCtcctttccttctttttcttcagaAACAGAGAgaacaaacaaataaacaaGCTTATGTGGAATGTAAAAATGTTACATATTTTGAACTGGTTTTCCTCTTTAAACCACCACCTAATAAGCACGAACGAACACTTTAGTTTAGCTACGTGTCAATGTTCGACACATGCTAGAGACTTGAACACTTTGATAGTTGTTTGACATGTTTGGAACATTTGTTAGTGTAATAGATGTAGACATGCTAAAAGTCAAAATAGAACCAGTATTAGTTAAACATGCACCAAAGACTGATTGCATATACTAAATAGACACATATAtgatcaaaataataaaatttgatagCGAGCGAAATACATCAAACTAATTTTTCAAGCATATAAATGCATAAAATCATTGACTTTGAATTTGGATcttgtttaaaaataataaacatttttGAACATGTATGTTTTAATGAATGTGTTTTTACCGTTCCATGTCCTAAAATTTTAGGGAAAAAGGATGTGTTATTGTGTCTGTAGTATTCATGCATGTGGTTCTTAGTCCACCACCGTATTGAAGTTCGAAGGAATCCAAAATTCTCCTATAAAGTCACCTGGAATTGCAAGCATTCAGAGCTGCTGACTTGCTTGGATCCCTCAAACTCATTTTCTTGCAAGAATCACTTGGTTCTAAATCATGTTGTTTTTCCTATTTCATAACTTTTTCTCGTACACTAATTATGTTTTTTCATCATACAAATAATTGtgatttgtgatttttttttttttttttacttttatcaTTTTCATGGAGTTCCTTTTCCACTCATAACAAACTTGCAAGTCCTGTGTCTATTAGGATCAATACTTTTTCTGCTATAGAACTATCGTTGATGAACTAGAAGACCTTATAGCTGTTTCACAGTAGAGGCTCGAAACGGTATGGTTAGTTCTCGGATGCCATCTTCataacttgttttctagtttcTTTTAGTATTATGacatttaacttaaaaaataaataatattaacgTTCCCCCTCCCTTTATAAAGTTCTGCAGGATATCGTTTCCAACCCAATTGCAACTGCTCGTTAATCTTTTGACTGACAGACTAAAGATGGACTATATGTGGGGTCGGGATCTCACTGTTTTAGATGTATAAAGAACTTGCTCGATTTTACCTCTCAGCATTCATGAAATCAGCAGCTGTGCTTCCAGGAAGTTGATTTTCTTGAACAACCGATTATGAACAATCTTAATTCCGTTACAGAGAATGTGCTAACCACTAATTCTCTTATGGTGCTCAGCATCGAGCATTTCAATAATTGCTTAAATTGAACAGAACTGAACCATTATGAATTCAGGCATTGGATTTTTGAGCTTCAAATATTTTGTGGCTAACATTTGCCACCCAAGTCATTGTTCTTGGGTTTTTTGGAACTCCCTTGCACCGTTACGAGTTTATTACCTCCTTCAGTTTGACAATGGCCTTTCTTGAGTATGCTTGATTTTAAGGATTCTGCTTTTAACATAAAAGCATATAGACTTAGAGGATTGGAGTTATAGTGTCATtagttataaaattaaattacaaatcaTGTGCCAAAGTAAGCTTAGGTTGTAATTGCCACGACTTTTCTCTTTCGAAATTGAACCGATCGAAGATTTGATCTTTCATTCTCACGTTtgtataaaaaaattacaaacttAGTCTATATTTGTGGACAAGAGTGCTGAAGGTTGACATGACATAGGATGATTTGGTTGGATGCTACTCAAGAGAGTGGAgcttaaaattaaaatgtattATGTCTATCACATCATGTTAACGACATGTTGGGTACAAAATGAGAATTGACTTAGATTATTGTTGTTTGCATGCAGCAGGTCATGCTAAATTAATACCTGATAGTTTAATATAGCCtaatagtttaattaatttcacAAGAAAGGATGTTAACACAAGATTACTCCGAATTAAAACTTCCACAACTTTTTAATGATCAAATTCTAAAGGTGTATTTCAATCTAGCTCAGCCTCTAATTGATAGATTAATCAAAGTCGTGGCAATTCTTTGACCAACTTGATCTTTTATTTGCGTGTCCAAACCAATGATGAAAAGATTCTGTCTCAAGAAATCAATCTGCTAGATTAGTCAACATAGTGTTTGGTGGTTTGacaaaccaaaaaagaaaaataaaaatcaatgaAACTTCCTCTCAAATAGAATAAAGTCTTTGATTTTTTATTAGGACCTCTAGAAAAGATAGGAAAAACATGTCCCATCCATGTATAATCTCTCTTTGGTAAGGTAAGAGAATTTCCATTACTGATAAGAGAGAGATCCGTCTATTTTTCCTGTTCTTTCAACTCATATTTTTGCTTTGTATAAAAATgttaatgttatgtaaaaaagaggaagaaaggaCTAAAGTGAAAAacaaattattcaacaagccCGCCCATCAATCATGTTACTGTCTCATTGAGCTACTTCTCTCCAACAACTAACGGTCAAAAACTGCAAAAAgatcaaatgaaataaaaatacaaaGGGGCAGGGAGTGGAAGGGGAATGATGTGTGGGATTCAAGTAAACTATCTAATTAAAATTATGTTGAAATGGATTTCATATAAATGGCAACAATACAATCAGTTTTCTAAAGTTGCAATATTCTCGAGACAGTTCTGCATTTGCAGATTTACATTATCTGGAAGACAATGTCCAACCATAAGTTTGTATTGCTCAAACTTTAATCCGTCGAGCCTTAAGGCGGTGTTCTTGCAAGCCCTTGTATTTCCTGTAAAAGATAAAAGCATTGGCGCCGCATATAAGAAACCATATTATCAAACCCCTCCCTTCAAGAGGGGAAaaggtaaaataagaacagttGGTcgtctttttttatatataagaCAGACAATTTCATAATCCGAAGATATCCAATTGGACATTAGGGTCCAATCATAGGGTATACAAAACCAAAAAAGCtgattattataataattattttttttattggaaacaACGCCTTTCATTGGTTATTTGAAAATGGTATAGCAAAAAACAATTTACTTTTGCAGTTTCCATTTACCTTTTACCATTTGCAACTTTCGTCACTATGTAAAAGAATGCTGTGCAGATACACACCCAAAAATTTCAGTTAAATGTTTTCccaaaaatatatatgtgtgtgtacgTATGTATACATgcatgtatatatatgtgtgtgtgtatattaGTGAGTTCTTGAGTAACTTGGACATATCTCGACTGCTCTTAGCCAACCATTAGACCGTCAAATACATTTGGTTGTTGATAATAATTCTCAGATCTGGTTATCATGATTTAAACCCATTTCCACTTAAAATTTTTACTGCACATTGGTGTTATTGATCACATGTCCATACATGATGATTACTAGATTCTCTCTTTTCTAATCCAAAAGATTGCTGCCATATTTGATTGATAAGGGATGGTAATTCATACGATATCAATTCTTAAATAGGTGGTCACATAATAATTTAAACCAATTTTCTATAGAAGCTTTTAGATTGAATATAAACTTACCACTTAGGTCAAGTAAATTGAATACAACGGGGCAATTGCTGATACTCCTCACCATAGTAATTGCAGCCCACACATTCTGGTAGTCCTCTCTGGAGGCTCTAATAATACATAACTTCGTGATCGGATTTACATACTTAACTAAACAAACACCAAGAAGGCAAGCCATATAAAAATTTCTGTGTATGATGTTAACACAAATGGAAGTTGAAGAAATTATCTACCTTGAAAAGATCCAATTGCGGAAGCAAAACCACATTCCCCGAAGTTGAGAAGAATACTATCCTTGATTGCTTTTGAAACATTATATTGGGTAATGATAATAGGATCATCTGTTTTAAGGTTTTTCGTTGGATCCAAGAGAACTTAAAACACCATGTATCGGTTTTTAAACCTCACCATTGCTTTGAACCTTCTAACTTCAGTAACGACTTATGCCTAAAAGGAAAGGCAACAAATCTAATCTCAAAAACTGAATCTTCCACAATAAAAGCAGTGAGTCAAAGATAACTAAAATAAGCAATCAGTTTTGTtgaggaaaaatgaaagaatacaagagtACGAAAATCCAACCTCCTAAAAGGGAACCCCACTAAAGAAAAGGAGTCCCAATCAAGCCAGATAGTacctatagaataattttaaaaaaaaaaaacagtcaAAGTTGAAGCCTAAAGGAAACACAAAACCTAATGACACATACATCACTAGGTTCCTTGTTCAACCCTGCAACACTCAGTTATCCTTCTCTCCAACGATGCCACATTAGCACACGCCCCCACCAACCACAAGAAACAATtcccaaaataaaatatggCATATCTGGATAGCCCtatcaaatcaatcaaattctTTCATGAACATTTAAAACGAATAAAAATCTTATCTCTCGATGTGAGAGAAGATCTTTATTTATTGAGGAAAacttaatacaagttagttaTTTAGTAACTAAGTAGTTCTAACAAACTAAAACAGTAAACTAGTAAAGCAGTAGGTTTAAGCTATTTGAATTACATCATTTCACCCCAGAGCATCAAACTCGTCCTCCAGTTGGGTCTGCTATGTAAGCTGGAACCAATCAAGTGCATTGTACCTTTTCAGGTCTGCAGTGGTTAAAACTGGGCTGATGTTGATCCATTCAGGCAGCTCAAGCTTGTGGGCACTTGGCTCATATTTAGCTATTATTCTACACGGGCCAATCTGTCATGTCTTTTAACTTTCCATAGGTTCCAGCTGGGaacctcttcttcttcaaatgGGCCATTAATAGGTCACCAATTTGAAAACGAACTTCCCTTCTCTTCTTGTCTTTCTCCTTTTTGTAAGATTTTGTAGTCTTAGTTAGATGTTCTAGGACTTCTGTGTGAAGTCTTTGGATTCTTTCAGCCATGTTTTCTGCTTCTTCTTGTAGTTCCACTTCTTTCGGTAGATTAGTTAGGTCAAAGGTAAGCCTCGGGGCTTTAGTATATACAATTTCAAAGGGACACTTGCTTGTGGTTCTATTCTTTATGTTGTTAAAAGCGAATTCAGCTTGTGGAAGAATTATATCCCATTGCTAGTTTCCACTTAGGCATCAAATCAAATTCCCCAATGATCAGTTAGTTACCTCTGTCTGTCCATCAGTTTGTGGATGTGCAGTAGTACTAAATTTCAGGGTGGTGTCGAATTTCTTCCACAAAGTTTTCCAAAAATGGCTAAGTAACTTGGTATTTCTGTTGGAGACTATTGTTTTAGGAATGTCGTGTAGCCTTACTATCTCTCCAAAGAAGAGCGTGGCTAAACCACACGAAGAGACAACATGGCCATGTTATATTATTACAAACCAAAAAGAGAAGCCACAGTGAGATTCACAACTGTAAGCAAAACAGACGAAACCAAACAAGGCTCAACCAAACCAAACAAGGCTTAACCAAGCAGAACatatatttgtttgtttataCAATCTCATGTTCACAATGCCACCGGTAGAAGAAGGTTTCCGGTTTTATACTAGTGGCTTTAAAAGATTTTGGGAattggtttttttgttattctttCTAAGTTTTCTTGCTAAACATCATTCTTGGTTGATATCCATAGACCTTAAAATGAATGCTAACTAGGGGTTTTTGATTATAGTTTGATGCCTCATTCCTAACTACCTTTATATTTGTGGCTGCATCTTTCCACTTGGATCTCACAAGCACCTAATTTCCGgtaaattttcaattctttttaattatttatattaataaatagTTGGGTTTTTAATTCCAATTAGTTGAGTTTTCATATCacaaatattaataaatagGTTAAGCAACAAAAAGAGAATCAACAATACAAGATCTCTAACATAGCTTTCAACAGAAGCAGAACAGACTTGACATTCCTCGTACCAGGAAAAGATAGAAACTAAAAAGCTAACTGCCCACTTCAGCTTAAgctattgttttgtttttttggtaAGAAACCAAGACTTTGGCCTAAGCATTATTAACAACTCCCAGATATTTCTATCATGCTAAATCCATAATACCTACAAAATATCTGAAATTCGACATATCCTTAAAAAGAATGTTGTTTTCAGGAGTCCTAGTTCAAAATCTAACAAAAAGAAGACACAACTAATTTCTCAAGCACCTGATTCCTAACTACCTTTATATTCAATTATTTCAATATGCTCATAGATTCATCGTGAGAAAAATATGTTCAACCTATGCAGAAGATATAGTAAAGATAGTCTTTTAGCTTCTTACAGTCTACAGACCCTTTTGATCGTCATTTGTATGTAATAAGCTTTATCaatcaacaaaattaaaaatggaaAGAGGTTTCAGATAGCGAAACTTAATCCAGGTTATAGTATAATGAATAGGGAAATAATCATGTTCAAATGTTGTATCTCTAATCTATAAATTTAAATGTGTTTCCTAGGTTCTAGGGGAGATGCATGTTCTATTTTTACTTCATAGCTTGATACATGTAAAAAGGTCACATTCTTAAGAAATATTAAACTAGACCCAGAGACTATTAAGTGGAGCACGCAATCAAACTTACATCAACAGTGTGGTAACACTGCAGCAGCTAAATTGGCAATAGTACGATAATTTAATTTAGGGGT encodes:
- the LOC103494973 gene encoding probable ribonuclease P/MRP protein subunit POP5 isoform X1, with the translated sequence MILLSLPNIMFQKQSRIVFFSTSGNVVLLPQLDLFKYVNPITKLCIIRASREDYQNVWAAITMVRSISNCPVVFNLLDLSGNTRACKNTALRLDGLKFEQYKLMVGHCLPDNVNLQMQNCLENIATLEN
- the LOC103494973 gene encoding probable ribonuclease P/MRP protein subunit POP5 isoform X2, with amino-acid sequence MWFCFRNWIFSRASREDYQNVWAAITMVRSISNCPVVFNLLDLSGNTRACKNTALRLDGLKFEQYKLMVGHCLPDNVNLQMQNCLENIATLEN